In the Bifidobacterium catenulatum PV20-2 genome, one interval contains:
- the gatA gene encoding Asp-tRNA(Asn)/Glu-tRNA(Gln) amidotransferase subunit GatA — protein MSELVKLSAAEMAAKIKSKEVSSRELVEAHLEVIEAAEPSIKAFLKVSGEQALEQADAFDAKSDEEKAALPELAGVPIAIKDMIVTKGIETTAASKILEGWVPPYDATVIEKLKAAGMPLLGKTNLDEFAQGSSTEHSAYQTTHNPWDTERVPGGSGGGSAAAVAAFEAPLALGTDTGGSIRQPGSLTGTVGVKPTYGGVSRFGAIAMASSLDQIGPCSRTVLDAALLQEVIGGHDKRDSTSIPEGPRPMVAAAREGMKRDLKGLKVGLIKELGGEGFQPGVMARFNEGVKKLEEMGAEITEVSLPHLPYSLGAYYIIMPSEVSSNLARYDGMRYGLRVMPPAGVPQTAANMMAYTREAGFGDEVKRRIILGTYALSAGYYDAWYGSAQKVRTLIIDDFKKAFDKVDVLVGPTSPVTAFKFGEKTEDPMAMYAIDITTIPANLAGVPAMSIPAGLSDDGLPVGFQFLAPQQRDEAMYKPAAALEAALEEDWNGPIWQSLKTPWLDGLNK, from the coding sequence ATGAGCGAACTCGTCAAGCTTTCCGCCGCTGAGATGGCGGCCAAGATCAAGTCCAAGGAAGTCTCCAGCCGTGAGCTGGTCGAAGCGCACCTCGAAGTCATCGAGGCTGCTGAGCCGAGCATCAAGGCCTTCCTGAAGGTGTCCGGCGAACAGGCCCTCGAACAGGCCGATGCCTTCGACGCCAAGTCCGATGAGGAAAAGGCCGCACTGCCGGAACTCGCCGGTGTGCCGATCGCCATCAAAGACATGATCGTCACCAAGGGCATCGAAACCACCGCGGCCTCCAAGATCCTCGAAGGCTGGGTGCCCCCGTACGATGCCACCGTCATTGAGAAGCTCAAGGCAGCGGGCATGCCGCTGCTGGGCAAGACCAACCTCGATGAGTTCGCGCAGGGCTCCTCCACCGAGCACTCCGCCTACCAAACCACCCACAATCCGTGGGATACCGAGCGCGTTCCGGGCGGTTCCGGTGGTGGCTCCGCAGCTGCCGTGGCCGCATTCGAAGCTCCGCTCGCTCTGGGCACGGATACCGGCGGTTCCATCCGCCAGCCGGGCTCGCTGACCGGTACCGTCGGCGTCAAGCCGACCTATGGTGGCGTCTCCCGTTTCGGTGCGATCGCCATGGCTTCCTCGCTCGACCAGATCGGCCCGTGCTCCCGCACCGTGCTCGACGCGGCCCTGCTCCAGGAAGTGATCGGCGGCCACGACAAGCGTGATTCCACGTCCATTCCGGAAGGCCCGCGCCCGATGGTGGCGGCCGCCCGCGAAGGCATGAAGCGTGATCTGAAGGGCCTCAAGGTCGGTCTGATCAAGGAGCTCGGTGGCGAAGGTTTCCAGCCGGGCGTTATGGCACGTTTCAACGAAGGCGTCAAGAAGCTCGAGGAAATGGGTGCTGAGATCACCGAGGTGTCTCTGCCTCACCTGCCGTACTCCCTCGGTGCGTACTACATCATCATGCCGTCCGAGGTCAGCTCCAACCTGGCCCGTTACGATGGCATGCGTTACGGTCTGCGCGTCATGCCGCCGGCGGGTGTTCCTCAGACCGCCGCCAACATGATGGCCTACACTCGTGAAGCCGGCTTCGGCGACGAGGTCAAGCGTCGTATCATCCTCGGTACGTACGCCCTGTCCGCCGGTTATTACGATGCATGGTACGGTTCCGCGCAGAAGGTGCGCACCCTGATCATCGATGACTTCAAGAAGGCCTTCGACAAGGTCGACGTGCTTGTTGGCCCGACCAGCCCGGTCACCGCATTCAAGTTCGGTGAGAAGACTGAAGATCCGATGGCTATGTATGCCATCGATATCACCACCATTCCGGCCAACCTTGCCGGCGTTCCGGCCATGAGCATTCCTGCTGGTCTGAGCGACGACGGTTTGCCGGTCGGCTTCCAGTTCCTCGCTCCGCAGCAGCGCGACGAGGCCATGTACAAGCCTGCCGCAGCTCTTGAAGCAGCTCTCGAGGAAGACTGGAACGGTCCGATCTGGCAGTCCCTGAAAACCCCGTGGCTCGACGGCTTGAACAAGTAA
- the gatC gene encoding Asp-tRNA(Asn)/Glu-tRNA(Gln) amidotransferase subunit GatC, with amino-acid sequence MPTFTKEEIVHLGDLARIALTDEEITRLQGDLNVIAESINKVQEVATDDVEPTANPIPLEAYLRPDVPETPLTQEEATAGAPVSEAGMFVAPRILGEE; translated from the coding sequence ATGCCTACTTTCACCAAAGAAGAAATCGTGCATCTGGGCGATTTGGCCCGAATTGCACTTACTGACGAGGAGATCACCCGTCTGCAGGGCGATCTGAACGTCATCGCAGAATCCATCAACAAGGTCCAGGAAGTCGCTACCGACGATGTGGAACCAACCGCGAACCCGATTCCGCTGGAAGCCTACCTGCGTCCGGATGTGCCGGAAACCCCGCTGACTCAGGAAGAGGCCACCGCGGGAGCCCCGGTTTCCGAGGCCGGCATGTTCGTTGCACCGCGCATTCTGGGGGAGGAGTGA
- a CDS encoding TrmH family RNA methyltransferase: protein MENWTHDFNIGSMVRTANAFQAKRVHIVGPHKWNRKGALMTELYQHVENHPSITELVECWKLRIAGEIAAAQSQASAIALHMHENAESGHGAGMNDAASLNEGRVAECAPSGISMDVSAAISAENGNKLAYMTQLAAIDQRIAELKAARVIALDIIPGAVPMETYCFPKRCLMLFGAEGPGLSEKALELADDVVYISQFGSVRSINAGAAAAVSMHAWIAQHAAPQS from the coding sequence GTGGAAAACTGGACGCACGATTTCAATATCGGATCGATGGTGCGCACTGCCAACGCATTTCAGGCAAAACGCGTGCATATCGTCGGTCCTCATAAGTGGAATCGCAAGGGCGCGTTGATGACGGAACTGTACCAGCATGTCGAAAACCACCCTTCCATAACCGAACTGGTCGAGTGCTGGAAGCTGCGCATTGCCGGAGAAATTGCGGCGGCACAATCGCAAGCCTCCGCAATCGCATTACATATGCACGAAAATGCGGAAAGTGGGCACGGTGCCGGTATGAACGATGCCGCCTCACTGAATGAAGGCCGTGTTGCTGAGTGTGCTCCATCTGGCATTTCAATGGATGTTTCAGCCGCAATTAGCGCTGAAAATGGGAACAAGTTGGCCTATATGACGCAGCTTGCGGCGATTGATCAGCGTATTGCCGAGCTGAAGGCTGCGCGGGTGATTGCGCTTGACATCATTCCGGGTGCGGTGCCGATGGAAACGTATTGCTTCCCAAAGCGATGCCTTATGTTGTTTGGTGCGGAAGGCCCGGGCCTGTCCGAAAAAGCGCTTGAGCTGGCGGATGACGTGGTCTACATTTCCCAATTCGGTTCGGTGCGTTCCATTAACGCCGGAGCTGCCGCTGCGGTTTCCATGCATGCCTGGATCGCTCAGCACGCCGCGCCCCAGTCCTGA